In Stigmatopora argus isolate UIUO_Sarg chromosome 10, RoL_Sarg_1.0, whole genome shotgun sequence, the following proteins share a genomic window:
- the dnajc30b gene encoding dnaJ (Hsp40) homolog, subfamily C, member 30b, producing the protein MAEVAHKLGGGVCRISTLRYGQSRPVYSGEAWREKDYFPACRNLDILTWNEGDVRLKCMNPEPKIEVKPAERTYQVTKTCLDVHSPRFTRFVVRAKETVNGSSNSLLGPWRLSGSKGVGRGHLNAHIALSHQLRAYCIARVNKSEKRRIFSFKSRNYSWARDSKDAPLHRNRMAYYDLLKVSPNATQSQIKTAYYKQSFIIHPDKNPGNAESAVRFSDISEAYTILGNKTLRKKYDRGILTTTDVHGGGRPPSKDTPSRSSKQQTTSRRFSQTGGRPIYDFDAFYQAHYGEQLQRERELRARKEKELEAHKEKMRKWREYKMIDGTAVLLMLAAGILFMSITQT; encoded by the coding sequence ATGGCGGAGGTCGCCCACAAGCTGGGCGGCGGAGTCTGCCGGATTTCCACCCTCAGGTACGGCCAGAGTCGACCGGTGTACTCTGGTGAAGCGTGGCGTGAAAAGGACTATTTTCCAGCATGCCGGAATCTTGACATTTTAACGTGGAATGAAGGCGACGTTCGGCTAAAATGCATGAACCCAGAACCCAAAATAGAAGTCAAGCCAGCTGAAAGAACTTATCAGGTGACTAAAACTTGCTTGGACGTCCACTCTCCTCGTTTTACAAGGTTTGTTGTTCGTGCCAAAGAGACTGTGAACGGTTCAAGCAATTCCTTACTTGGACCTTGGAGACTTTCCGGGAGTAAAGGTGTTGGTCGCGGGCACCTTAACGCCCACATTGCGTTAAGCCACCAGCTTCGAGCATACTGCATTGCCCGGGTCAATAAGTCAGAAAAACGGCGCATCTTCTCCTTTAAATCCAGAAACTACAGCTGGGCGAGGGATTCTAAAGATGCCCCCTTGCACAGAAACAGAATGGCCTATTATGACCTCCTCAAAGTGTCCCCCAATGCAACCCAGTCCCAAATCAAGACAGCCTACTACAAGCAGTCGTTCATCATCCACCCGGACAAAAACCCTGGAAATGCGGAATCCGCTGTGCGATTCTCCGATATCAGCGAGGCCTACACGATTCTGGGCAACAAAACTTTGAGAAAGAAGTACGATCGGGGCATCCTGACCACGACGGATGTCCACGGTGGAGGAAGACCCCCATCCAAAGACACCCCAAGCAGATCCAGCAAGCAGCAAACCACCTCCAGGCGGTTCTCCCAAACGGGAGGAAGGCCCATATACGACTTCGATGCCTTCTACCAGGCCCACTACGGCGAACAGCTTCAACGGGAGCGAGAATTACGAGCCAGGAAGGAGAAGGAACTTGAAGCCCACAAGGAGAAAATGCGCAAGTGGAGGGAATACAAGATGATCGACGGGACGGCGGTTTTGTTAATGCTCGCAGCGGGCATCCTCTTCATGAGCATCACACAAACTTGA